The proteins below are encoded in one region of Festucalex cinctus isolate MCC-2025b chromosome 2, RoL_Fcin_1.0, whole genome shotgun sequence:
- the LOC144013197 gene encoding lamina-associated polypeptide 2, isoforms beta/gamma-like isoform X1, which translates to MNSCEVQRQKKNQKRKDEKKANDGQKFNLSMLSDDDLRAALLVYGFKPGPIVGSTRAVYERKLMKLASHHDVCDNSNVAEKVVPPKEQESQSDEDSQLEESSDELELVEEQECIEVDVLVHDGPVYQQCFLPSSRMHCVACASRNVDICHNLTSEQIPQSTQDGGAVQIPKETSSTSILDQPLGSGSKVSSTSTEDSNYSQENISITEMAEEVEKRIVPVTDSEPNESDVDKLWAESNRLDMLVVDETQSQYFTPEEETLSNWEAKDPVKEDLLPDIKVTSTKIGATCRRTIKGAAGRFVEYNRPKFPDSPITLERREIEHLKIPVQIRILVFVVVAFLLFFIVESELLGPLLDLTYNFMKGYINDAPVLQSTQTCFRHE; encoded by the exons ATGAACAGCTGCGAAGTTCAAAGACAG AAAAAgaaccaaaaaagaaaagatgaaaaaaaggcaaatgatGGACAAAAATTTAACTTGAGCATGCTGAGTGATGACGACCTTAGGGCTGCATTACTTGTGTATGGGTTCAAACCTGGGCCAATAGTGG GCTCCACCAGGGCTGTGTATGAGAGGAAACTGATGAAGCTGGCGAGCCACCATGATGTTTGTGATAATTCAAATGTAGCGGAGAAAGTTGTTCCTCCAAAGGAGCAGGAGAGCCAGAGCGATGAAGACAGTCAATTGG AGGAATCAAGCGATGAACTTGAACTGGTGGAAGAACAAGAATGCATTGAG GTGGACGTGCTCGTTCATGATGGACCCGTTTACCAGCAGTGTTTTTTGCCTTCGTCCAGAATG CACTGTGTAGCATGTGCCTCAAGAAATGTTGACATTTGTCACAATCTGACTTCGGAGCAAATTCCTCAATCAACGCAGGATGGTGGCGCTGTTCAGATTCCCAAAGAGACAAGTAGCACATCAATCTTGGATCAACCCTTAGGATCAGGATCGAAG GTCTCCTCTACATCAACCGAAGATTCAAACTATTCCCAAGAGAACATCAGCATCACTGAAATGGCTGAAGAG GTGGAAAAGCGGATAGTTCCTGTTACAGACAGCGAGCCAAATGAGAGCGATGTAGACAAACTTTGGGCTGAGTCCAACAGG ttgGACATGCTTGTGGTGGATGAGACGCAATCTCAGTACTTCACTCCCGAAGAAGAGACCCTTTCTAACTGGGAAGCGaag GACCCTGTGAAAGAGGACTTGCTTCCTGATATAAAAGTGACCAGCACAAAGATTGG TGCCACCTGTCGGAGGACCATCAAGGGTGCAGCCGGGAGGTTTGTAGAGTACAACCGCCCAAAATTTCCAGACAGCCCCATCACTCTGGAGAGAAGAGAAATAGAGCACCTAAAGATCCCCGTCCAGATCCGGATtctggtttttgttgttgtcgcaTTCTTGCTCTTTTTCATTGTTGAAAGCGAGCTACTGGGTCCACTTTTGGATCTGACATATAACTTCATGAAAGGTTACATCAATGATGCTCCAGTGTTGCAGAGCACACAAACATGCTTTAGacatgagtaa
- the LOC144013197 gene encoding lamina-associated polypeptide 2, isoforms beta/gamma-like isoform X3, with protein MLSDDDLRAALLVYGFKPGPIVGSTRAVYERKLMKLASHHDVCDNSNVAEKVVPPKEQESQSDEDSQLEESSDELELVEEQECIEVDVLVHDGPVYQQCFLPSSRMHCVACASRNVDICHNLTSEQIPQSTQDGGAVQIPKETSSTSILDQPLGSGSKVSSTSTEDSNYSQENISITEMAEEVEKRIVPVTDSEPNESDVDKLWAESNRLDMLVVDETQSQYFTPEEETLSNWEAKDPVKEDLLPDIKVTSTKIGATCRRTIKGAAGRFVEYNRPKFPDSPITLERREIEHLKIPVQIRILVFVVVAFLLFFIVESELLGPLLDLTYNFMKGYINDAPVLQSTQTCFRHE; from the exons ATGCTGAGTGATGACGACCTTAGGGCTGCATTACTTGTGTATGGGTTCAAACCTGGGCCAATAGTGG GCTCCACCAGGGCTGTGTATGAGAGGAAACTGATGAAGCTGGCGAGCCACCATGATGTTTGTGATAATTCAAATGTAGCGGAGAAAGTTGTTCCTCCAAAGGAGCAGGAGAGCCAGAGCGATGAAGACAGTCAATTGG AGGAATCAAGCGATGAACTTGAACTGGTGGAAGAACAAGAATGCATTGAG GTGGACGTGCTCGTTCATGATGGACCCGTTTACCAGCAGTGTTTTTTGCCTTCGTCCAGAATG CACTGTGTAGCATGTGCCTCAAGAAATGTTGACATTTGTCACAATCTGACTTCGGAGCAAATTCCTCAATCAACGCAGGATGGTGGCGCTGTTCAGATTCCCAAAGAGACAAGTAGCACATCAATCTTGGATCAACCCTTAGGATCAGGATCGAAG GTCTCCTCTACATCAACCGAAGATTCAAACTATTCCCAAGAGAACATCAGCATCACTGAAATGGCTGAAGAG GTGGAAAAGCGGATAGTTCCTGTTACAGACAGCGAGCCAAATGAGAGCGATGTAGACAAACTTTGGGCTGAGTCCAACAGG ttgGACATGCTTGTGGTGGATGAGACGCAATCTCAGTACTTCACTCCCGAAGAAGAGACCCTTTCTAACTGGGAAGCGaag GACCCTGTGAAAGAGGACTTGCTTCCTGATATAAAAGTGACCAGCACAAAGATTGG TGCCACCTGTCGGAGGACCATCAAGGGTGCAGCCGGGAGGTTTGTAGAGTACAACCGCCCAAAATTTCCAGACAGCCCCATCACTCTGGAGAGAAGAGAAATAGAGCACCTAAAGATCCCCGTCCAGATCCGGATtctggtttttgttgttgtcgcaTTCTTGCTCTTTTTCATTGTTGAAAGCGAGCTACTGGGTCCACTTTTGGATCTGACATATAACTTCATGAAAGGTTACATCAATGATGCTCCAGTGTTGCAGAGCACACAAACATGCTTTAGacatgagtaa
- the LOC144013197 gene encoding lamina-associated polypeptide 2, isoforms beta/gamma-like isoform X2, translating to MLSKIQYTMKKNQKRKDEKKANDGQKFNLSMLSDDDLRAALLVYGFKPGPIVGSTRAVYERKLMKLASHHDVCDNSNVAEKVVPPKEQESQSDEDSQLEESSDELELVEEQECIEVDVLVHDGPVYQQCFLPSSRMHCVACASRNVDICHNLTSEQIPQSTQDGGAVQIPKETSSTSILDQPLGSGSKVSSTSTEDSNYSQENISITEMAEEVEKRIVPVTDSEPNESDVDKLWAESNRLDMLVVDETQSQYFTPEEETLSNWEAKDPVKEDLLPDIKVTSTKIGATCRRTIKGAAGRFVEYNRPKFPDSPITLERREIEHLKIPVQIRILVFVVVAFLLFFIVESELLGPLLDLTYNFMKGYINDAPVLQSTQTCFRHE from the exons ATGCTGTCTAAAATCCAGTACACCATG AAAAAgaaccaaaaaagaaaagatgaaaaaaaggcaaatgatGGACAAAAATTTAACTTGAGCATGCTGAGTGATGACGACCTTAGGGCTGCATTACTTGTGTATGGGTTCAAACCTGGGCCAATAGTGG GCTCCACCAGGGCTGTGTATGAGAGGAAACTGATGAAGCTGGCGAGCCACCATGATGTTTGTGATAATTCAAATGTAGCGGAGAAAGTTGTTCCTCCAAAGGAGCAGGAGAGCCAGAGCGATGAAGACAGTCAATTGG AGGAATCAAGCGATGAACTTGAACTGGTGGAAGAACAAGAATGCATTGAG GTGGACGTGCTCGTTCATGATGGACCCGTTTACCAGCAGTGTTTTTTGCCTTCGTCCAGAATG CACTGTGTAGCATGTGCCTCAAGAAATGTTGACATTTGTCACAATCTGACTTCGGAGCAAATTCCTCAATCAACGCAGGATGGTGGCGCTGTTCAGATTCCCAAAGAGACAAGTAGCACATCAATCTTGGATCAACCCTTAGGATCAGGATCGAAG GTCTCCTCTACATCAACCGAAGATTCAAACTATTCCCAAGAGAACATCAGCATCACTGAAATGGCTGAAGAG GTGGAAAAGCGGATAGTTCCTGTTACAGACAGCGAGCCAAATGAGAGCGATGTAGACAAACTTTGGGCTGAGTCCAACAGG ttgGACATGCTTGTGGTGGATGAGACGCAATCTCAGTACTTCACTCCCGAAGAAGAGACCCTTTCTAACTGGGAAGCGaag GACCCTGTGAAAGAGGACTTGCTTCCTGATATAAAAGTGACCAGCACAAAGATTGG TGCCACCTGTCGGAGGACCATCAAGGGTGCAGCCGGGAGGTTTGTAGAGTACAACCGCCCAAAATTTCCAGACAGCCCCATCACTCTGGAGAGAAGAGAAATAGAGCACCTAAAGATCCCCGTCCAGATCCGGATtctggtttttgttgttgtcgcaTTCTTGCTCTTTTTCATTGTTGAAAGCGAGCTACTGGGTCCACTTTTGGATCTGACATATAACTTCATGAAAGGTTACATCAATGATGCTCCAGTGTTGCAGAGCACACAAACATGCTTTAGacatgagtaa